DNA from Arthrobacter sp. PvP023:
ACAGGGAACTGGTCCAGGACGAAATCAGGGACGTATCCGGGCGGGTTGATCCGGACCAGGTGGCGGCGCTCGTTACCGAGCTCCGGCTGGCCAACAGGATCTTCGTGACCGGAGCCGGCCGCAGCGGGCTCGTCCTAAAGATGGCGGCCATGCGGCTCATGCACCTGGGGCTGACGGTGCACGTGGTGGGTGAGACCACCACCCCGGCGATCGGCCCAAGGGACCTGCTGCTAGCGGCCTCCGGTTCCGGCACTACCGCCGGCGTCGTCAAGGCGGCGGAAACCGCGGCCGGCCAGGGCGCACGGGTCGCCGTCTACACCGCCGACGCCGGTTCCCCGCTCGCGGAAGTTGCTGCCGCCGTCGTACTTATCCCGGCCGCCCGGAAGACGGACCACGGCTCGGCCGTGTCGCGGCAGTATTCCGGCAGCCTCTTTGAACAGGTGCTGTTCACCACCACCGAAGCCGTCTTCCAAAGCCTCTGGGACGAGGACGCTGCCGCTGCCGAGGAACTCTGGCGGCGCCACGCGAACCTCGAATAGGCCGCACCCCGTTACCACCCGCCCCGCCTCAACCAAGAACCCCAATCAGAAAAGAGACACCACGTGAAACTGCAAGTCGCCATGGACGTCCTGACCGTCGAAGCCGCCCTCGAGCTCGCGGGCAAGGTTGCCGAATACGTTGACATCATCGAGCTCGGCACCCCGCTGGTGAAGAACGCCGGCCTGTCCGCCGTGACCGCCGTCAAGACCGCCCACCCGGACAAGATCGTGTTCGCTGACATGAAGACCATGGACGCCGGAGAGCTGGAAGCCGAGATCGCCTTCGGCGCCGGTGCGGACCTGGTGTCCGTCCTCGGCAGCGCGGACGACTCCACCATTGCCGGAGCGGTGAAGGCGGCGAAGGCCCACAACAAGGGCATCGTTGTTGACCTGATCGGCGTCGCGGACAAAGTCACCCGCGCCAAGGAAGCCCGCGCACTCGGCGCCAAGTTCATCGAGTTCCACGCAGGCCTCGACGAGCAGGCCAAGCCGGGCTACAACCTGAACGTGCTGCTCAGCGCAGGGGAGGAAGCCCGGGTGCCGTTTTCCGTGGCCGGCGGAGTAAACCTCTCCACCATTGAAGCCGTACAGCGCGCCGGTGCGGACGTCGCCGTCGTCGGAGGATCCATCTACAGTGCAGAGGATCCGGCACTGGCCGCCAAGCAGCTGCGCGCGGCGATTATCTAACGAGTATTCCGCGCGCTCTTCGGTGTATGACCGCGGCAGGATTCGAGTAGTCCCGGCCGTTCCGTCCTGTCTGCGGCCATGCCACACTTGATGGACTATCGATTGACTGGGGGGATCCACGTCAGGAGATTGTCATGCGACCATCGATGCCCGCCAAGACTTCGTGCCGCAGGTTGGCGGTGAACAACGCATGATGATCGGCTGGGCCTACCTTATGGCCGCAATCATGACAGTGGACTCGCTCCTGCTGGGCCTGCTGCTGCTGAACGTGAAGTGGCCGAAGAGCTGGAAGAGGAACGGCTGACCCGCCCTGCCCGGACGCCTTCGACCATCCACGTGCTCTCCCGGCCCGCATTCACAGCCTGCCGACAGGATCCGGACAGCCGCGCCTTACCTTGGCGCTGCATCTTTGAGTGAAGGACGGTGCAAACCGGCCGTTCTACCCAAAGAGCCGTTCACGCGGCGGATCGAGGAGACATCAGATGTCACGCACGAAGAGAATCACGCTCGGCCTGACGGCCGGGGCACTGGCGCTCGGCGCCGGACTGGGAGTCACCGGGATGGCCTCGGCGGCCGAAACCCCGAGCCCCAGCGCAACGGCCCAGAGCACAGCGTCCACCGACGGATCAACCGCCACTGACAGCGGCATGCGCGGCGGTCACAAGGGCGGCGACCGCGGCCAGCTGGCTGCCGACCTGGCCA
Protein-coding regions in this window:
- the hxlB gene encoding 6-phospho-3-hexuloisomerase, with the protein product MSVIAETDPAVLAGVSRAFGRNRELVQDEIRDVSGRVDPDQVAALVTELRLANRIFVTGAGRSGLVLKMAAMRLMHLGLTVHVVGETTTPAIGPRDLLLAASGSGTTAGVVKAAETAAGQGARVAVYTADAGSPLAEVAAAVVLIPAARKTDHGSAVSRQYSGSLFEQVLFTTTEAVFQSLWDEDAAAAEELWRRHANLE
- the hxlA gene encoding 3-hexulose-6-phosphate synthase gives rise to the protein MKLQVAMDVLTVEAALELAGKVAEYVDIIELGTPLVKNAGLSAVTAVKTAHPDKIVFADMKTMDAGELEAEIAFGAGADLVSVLGSADDSTIAGAVKAAKAHNKGIVVDLIGVADKVTRAKEARALGAKFIEFHAGLDEQAKPGYNLNVLLSAGEEARVPFSVAGGVNLSTIEAVQRAGADVAVVGGSIYSAEDPALAAKQLRAAII